One Desulfobulbus propionicus DSM 2032 DNA segment encodes these proteins:
- the cimA gene encoding citramalate synthase, which produces MARVIELYDTTLRDGTQAENFNLSVDDKIKVCRQLDRIGIDFIEGGWPGSNPLAVEFFKQMQGVALKQARLAAFGSTRHFQKKPDQDANLQALLAAKTPAVTIFGKSWDIHVIDALRIELEDNLQIIEDSLAYLRPHVRHLIYDAEHFFDGFKNNREYCLATLGKAMAGGAETIVLCDTNGGTLPHEIPEIMERVLQYRAEQGSEVRIGIHSHNDSETAVANALMGVHCGADHIQGTINGFGERCGNANLTSIIPALIFKMGLECKVGKRIDQLYTTARMVNELANLPHNRYQPYVGESAFAHKGGIHVSAVQRNPMTYEHIAPEKVGNSRRVLISDQSGKSNVLMKAQKYGLDIEADDPLMTEIISQLKELENQGYQYEAAEASFELLMRRALGLHRDFFQLEAFRVMNHKYDLNKSPYTEATIRLYVDGSEVHTAAMGDGPVNALDRALRKALTRFYPSLEDMELTDYKVRVLTGEYGTGAKVRVLVESKDLEDSWGTVGVSVNIIEASWQALVDSINYKLMKDEKGRC; this is translated from the coding sequence ATGGCCCGAGTGATCGAACTGTACGACACCACCCTGCGGGATGGTACCCAGGCCGAGAATTTCAATCTCTCGGTCGACGATAAAATCAAGGTCTGCCGACAGCTTGACCGCATCGGCATCGATTTCATCGAGGGTGGCTGGCCGGGTTCCAATCCGCTAGCGGTGGAGTTTTTCAAGCAGATGCAGGGAGTCGCGCTCAAGCAGGCTCGGCTGGCCGCCTTTGGCTCGACCCGACATTTCCAAAAAAAACCGGATCAGGATGCCAACCTCCAGGCTCTGCTGGCCGCCAAGACACCGGCAGTGACCATCTTCGGCAAGAGCTGGGATATTCATGTGATCGACGCCCTGCGCATCGAATTGGAAGACAATCTGCAGATTATCGAGGACTCGCTGGCCTATCTCCGCCCCCATGTGCGCCACCTGATCTACGATGCCGAGCATTTTTTCGACGGTTTCAAGAACAACCGCGAATACTGTCTGGCTACCCTGGGCAAGGCCATGGCCGGCGGCGCCGAAACCATCGTCCTCTGCGACACCAACGGTGGCACCCTGCCGCACGAGATCCCGGAGATCATGGAACGGGTGCTGCAATACCGCGCCGAGCAGGGCAGCGAAGTGCGTATTGGCATCCATTCGCACAACGATTCGGAAACCGCGGTGGCCAACGCCCTGATGGGGGTGCATTGCGGCGCCGATCACATCCAGGGGACGATCAACGGCTTTGGCGAGCGATGCGGCAACGCCAACCTGACCTCGATCATTCCGGCCCTGATTTTCAAGATGGGACTGGAATGCAAGGTGGGCAAACGGATCGATCAGCTCTACACCACCGCGCGCATGGTCAACGAACTGGCCAACCTGCCGCACAACCGCTACCAGCCCTACGTGGGCGAATCGGCCTTTGCCCACAAGGGCGGAATCCATGTGAGCGCGGTGCAGCGCAACCCCATGACCTACGAGCACATTGCCCCGGAAAAGGTGGGCAACAGCCGACGAGTGCTGATCTCCGATCAGTCCGGCAAATCCAATGTGCTGATGAAGGCTCAGAAATACGGCCTGGATATCGAGGCCGACGACCCGCTGATGACCGAGATCATCAGCCAGCTCAAGGAACTGGAAAATCAGGGCTACCAATACGAGGCGGCCGAGGCCAGCTTCGAGCTGCTGATGCGCCGGGCCCTTGGCCTGCACCGCGATTTCTTCCAGCTGGAAGCCTTCCGGGTGATGAACCATAAGTACGACCTGAACAAGAGCCCCTACACCGAGGCCACCATCCGGTTGTACGTGGACGGCAGCGAAGTCCATACCGCCGCCATGGGCGACGGACCGGTCAACGCGCTCGACCGAGCCTTGCGCAAGGCGCTGACCCGGTTTTATCCCAGCCTGGAAGACATGGAACTCACGGATTACAAGGTGCGGGTGCTCACCGGCGAATACGGCACCGGCGCCAAGGTCCGCGTTCTGGTGGAGAGCAAGGACCTAGAGGACAGCTGGGGCACGGTCGGCGTTTCGGTCAACATCATCGAGGCCAGCTGGCAGGCCCTGGTGGACAGCATCAACTACAAGCTGATGAAGGATGAAAAAGGCCGCTGTTGA
- a CDS encoding ComEA family DNA-binding protein: protein MKKAAVDAPATAEECKDKRTLVLFLLALLIVAVDLVPVAQQKASPLYGVRLETIGGGWQVIRLPAGGPESGTEKTPISLLDPQGPAANTLPAPLALFLNQPLPINRADRAALEMLPGVGPHLAAAIEQTRQRRGPLTGPEDLLDVPGIGPQSLQRLLPLVSFE from the coding sequence ATGAAAAAGGCCGCTGTTGATGCGCCGGCAACCGCCGAGGAGTGCAAGGACAAGCGGACGCTTGTCCTTTTTCTTTTGGCCTTGCTGATTGTTGCCGTGGACCTGGTTCCCGTGGCGCAACAAAAAGCTTCTCCGTTGTACGGCGTTCGTCTTGAAACGATCGGCGGCGGTTGGCAGGTAATCCGGTTGCCGGCCGGTGGTCCGGAATCAGGAACAGAAAAAACTCCTATATCTCTCTTGGATCCGCAAGGCCCCGCCGCGAACACCCTGCCAGCCCCACTGGCCCTGTTTCTCAACCAGCCGTTGCCGATCAATCGCGCCGACCGGGCAGCGCTGGAAATGCTGCCGGGCGTGGGGCCGCACCTGGCAGCGGCCATCGAGCAAACCCGGCAGCGCCGCGGCCCGCTGACCGGTCCCGAGGACCTGCTCGATGTGCCGGGCATTGGTCCGCAAAGCCTGCAACGCCTCCTGCCCTTGGTCAGTTTTGAATGA
- the miaA gene encoding tRNA (adenosine(37)-N6)-dimethylallyltransferase MiaA, translating to MTAAAMPIATPVLVLVGPTAIGKTALSLAIGERFDCEIISMDSMQVYRFMDIGTAKASREERQRIVHHLIDIVDPDEQYDAARFVDDTLTAITAISARGKIPLITGGTGLYLSALVNGLFDELKTSAELRQHLAQRLRAEGRGELYLELTTVDPESARRIHPNDTQRLLRGLEIFHATGIPWSEHLRRQANASPAATFSHLLQLGLTCERDTLYERIRLRTQAMMQDAFEEEVAALLARGYGPELPSMQAIGYRHMCGCIQGLWDRETATAALIQDTRRYAKRQLTWFKHQHRIHWHHIRQPDKVLADIADFLHTAR from the coding sequence ATGACCGCCGCAGCCATGCCCATCGCCACGCCTGTCCTGGTCCTGGTCGGACCGACAGCCATCGGCAAGACCGCGCTGTCGCTCGCCATTGGCGAGCGGTTTGACTGCGAGATCATCTCCATGGACTCGATGCAGGTCTATCGGTTCATGGATATCGGTACGGCCAAGGCCAGCCGGGAAGAACGGCAGCGAATCGTCCACCATCTGATCGATATCGTCGACCCGGACGAGCAATACGATGCGGCCCGTTTTGTCGACGATACCCTGACGGCGATCACGGCCATCTCGGCCAGGGGAAAGATTCCCCTGATCACCGGCGGCACCGGCCTCTACCTCTCGGCCCTGGTCAACGGCCTGTTTGACGAGCTCAAGACAAGCGCCGAGCTGCGGCAACATCTTGCGCAACGCCTGCGCGCGGAGGGCAGGGGGGAGCTCTATCTCGAATTGACCACGGTGGATCCGGAAAGCGCGAGGCGCATTCATCCCAACGATACCCAACGGCTGTTGCGCGGCCTGGAAATTTTCCATGCCACCGGCATTCCCTGGTCGGAACACCTGCGCCGGCAGGCCAACGCATCACCGGCGGCGACCTTTTCCCACCTGCTCCAGCTGGGTCTCACCTGCGAGCGGGACACGCTGTACGAGCGCATACGACTTCGCACGCAAGCGATGATGCAGGATGCCTTTGAGGAAGAAGTTGCAGCCTTGCTCGCCCGGGGATACGGTCCGGAACTGCCCTCGATGCAGGCCATCGGCTACCGGCACATGTGCGGCTGTATCCAGGGGCTCTGGGACCGGGAAACAGCCACCGCCGCCCTGATCCAGGACACCCGCCGATATGCCAAGCGGCAGCTGACCTGGTTCAAACACCAGCACCGCATCCACTGGCACCACATCCGGCAACCGGACAAGGTGCTTGCGGATATTGCCGATTTCTTGCATACTGCCCGCTAA
- the recJ gene encoding single-stranded-DNA-specific exonuclease RecJ, protein MQPLPYIFSPHADSPQVRHFGALVAKEFRIPRQLGEIMYHRGLRTLEAVQAFLYPQLSMLPSPDSMKGIGEAVDSIVHACTTASPIFIHGDYDVDGITATALLTVFFNEIGIDTHYYIPNRLEERYGLSVRSIDRLLAQSREAGRGGLLITVDCGISAVREVAYARERGLVVIITDHHEPQATLPCADALLNPKQHDCRFPFSQLSGVGVAFFLIVALRKAFMERGLFAARSLNLKKYLDLVALGTVADVVPLVGVNRILVRAGLEVLSAKNRPGLLSLCECCGIGHREILAEDISFKLAPRINAAGRLGVPRLGVELLLAKDHAGARRAADELERLNTARKQLEGSALAAIEQQCAHQVEAGVDGLAVYHADCHPGVLGILASKIVERFHRPAIIFTDDQQHRAGTNLKGSGRSVAGVHLFHLLEQCNGLIDQFGGHAMAVGLTIDKTLLPSFADLFNRQVTTRHAEVLRQGRGIVIDCHLTDKSILTMEFAWALRLLQPFGEGNPEPTFLLSREQLVQPKGVNGHLRFQLRGANGHVFPGIGFRLAPAGRNFHGSQDLVFHLKRSWFRGTEQTQIQALHLVPH, encoded by the coding sequence ATGCAACCGCTTCCCTACATCTTTTCTCCCCATGCCGACAGCCCCCAGGTCAGGCATTTTGGGGCGCTGGTTGCCAAAGAATTCCGCATTCCCCGGCAGCTGGGTGAAATCATGTATCATCGCGGCCTGCGGACCCTCGAGGCAGTGCAGGCATTTCTCTATCCGCAACTGTCGATGCTCCCCTCGCCGGATTCGATGAAGGGAATCGGCGAGGCGGTTGACAGCATCGTCCATGCCTGCACAACGGCCAGTCCCATTTTCATCCACGGCGACTATGATGTCGACGGCATCACCGCCACGGCGCTGCTCACGGTCTTTTTCAACGAAATCGGCATCGACACCCACTATTACATTCCCAACCGCCTGGAGGAACGTTATGGCCTGTCGGTCAGATCGATCGACCGCTTGCTGGCGCAGTCGAGGGAAGCGGGCAGGGGAGGGCTGCTGATCACCGTGGACTGCGGTATCTCGGCCGTGCGGGAAGTGGCCTATGCGCGGGAACGGGGGCTCGTGGTGATCATCACCGATCACCACGAGCCACAGGCCACGCTGCCGTGCGCGGATGCGCTGCTCAATCCGAAGCAGCACGACTGCCGGTTTCCGTTTTCTCAACTCTCCGGGGTTGGTGTTGCCTTCTTCCTGATCGTGGCCCTGCGCAAGGCCTTCATGGAAAGGGGGCTGTTTGCCGCACGGTCGCTGAATCTGAAAAAATATCTCGATCTGGTGGCCTTGGGCACGGTGGCCGACGTGGTGCCGCTGGTTGGCGTGAACCGCATTCTGGTGCGGGCCGGTCTGGAGGTGTTGTCCGCCAAGAATCGGCCGGGATTGTTGTCCTTGTGTGAATGCTGCGGCATTGGTCATCGCGAGATCCTGGCCGAAGACATCTCGTTCAAATTGGCCCCCAGGATTAATGCCGCCGGACGGCTCGGAGTGCCGCGGCTGGGGGTCGAATTGCTGCTGGCGAAAGATCACGCCGGGGCACGGCGGGCCGCCGATGAATTGGAACGGTTGAATACGGCGAGAAAACAGCTGGAAGGCAGCGCCCTTGCCGCCATTGAACAGCAGTGCGCCCACCAGGTCGAAGCGGGAGTCGACGGCCTCGCGGTCTACCACGCCGATTGTCATCCTGGGGTGCTGGGCATCTTGGCCTCCAAAATCGTCGAACGTTTCCACCGGCCAGCGATCATCTTCACCGATGACCAGCAACACAGGGCGGGCACAAACCTGAAAGGGTCGGGTCGATCGGTGGCCGGGGTGCATCTGTTTCACCTGCTTGAACAGTGCAATGGCCTGATCGATCAATTCGGGGGACATGCCATGGCGGTTGGACTCACCATCGACAAGACCTTGCTGCCCTCCTTTGCCGATCTGTTCAACCGCCAGGTAACGACCCGGCACGCCGAGGTGCTACGACAGGGCAGGGGGATCGTCATCGATTGCCACCTCACGGATAAATCGATTTTGACCATGGAATTTGCCTGGGCCTTGCGTCTGTTGCAACCATTCGGCGAAGGCAACCCTGAACCGACCTTCCTGCTGTCACGGGAACAGCTGGTGCAGCCAAAAGGTGTCAATGGGCACCTGCGTTTCCAACTGCGTGGCGCCAACGGTCATGTTTTCCCGGGCATCGGGTTTCGGCTGGCTCCCGCGGGACGAAATTTCCACGGCAGTCAGGATCTGGTCTTTCATCTGAAGCGATCATGGTTCAGAGGAACTGAACAGACCCAGATCCAGGCGCTCCACCTTGTCCCCCATTGA
- the purB gene encoding adenylosuccinate lyase has translation MNRDIYQEPLVSRYTSREMQELFSERFKFTHWRKCWVALAEAQHELGLAAVTAEMVAELKANVDNINFEVAAAKEREIRHDVMAHVFAYGQQCPLAEPIIHLGATSQFVVCNTDLLIQKRALHLIKRALLTVIANLAEFCTRHKDLATLGFTHYQPAQPTTVGKRNTLYLQDLLMDLEYIEQLEGQIKARGAKGTVGTQATFIELFAGDHDKVRELDRLVAQKIGFDQVFAVTGQTYPRKLDMKTAETLAGIGASAHKFAVDLRLLSNLKVQEEPFERKQVGSSAMAYKRNPMRSERMTGLARKLMGLPANFAATAANQWFERTLDDSAIRRMDLAQAFLLTDAILKLYINITNDMVVYPKQVERHLKEELPFMATEKILMACVERGKSRQEMHEVIREHSVAAGLDVKNQGLRNNLLERLADDERVPFDLQELNGLIGNYQQFTGRAAEQTTEFLQEQVAPVLEQYRDLLGDIDATLSV, from the coding sequence ATGAATCGCGACATCTATCAGGAACCGCTGGTTTCCCGCTACACCAGCCGGGAAATGCAGGAGCTTTTCTCCGAACGCTTCAAATTCACCCATTGGCGCAAATGTTGGGTTGCCCTGGCCGAGGCCCAGCACGAACTGGGGCTTGCCGCGGTGACCGCCGAAATGGTGGCCGAACTGAAGGCCAATGTGGACAACATCAACTTCGAGGTGGCCGCCGCCAAGGAGCGCGAGATTCGCCACGATGTCATGGCCCACGTCTTTGCCTATGGCCAGCAGTGCCCGCTGGCCGAGCCGATTATTCACCTGGGCGCCACCTCGCAGTTCGTGGTCTGCAACACCGATCTGCTGATCCAGAAACGAGCCCTGCATCTGATCAAGCGAGCGCTGCTTACGGTCATCGCCAACCTCGCAGAATTCTGCACCCGACACAAAGACCTGGCCACCCTCGGCTTTACCCATTACCAGCCCGCCCAACCAACTACGGTTGGCAAGCGCAACACCCTGTACCTTCAAGATTTATTAATGGATCTCGAGTACATTGAGCAGCTCGAGGGGCAAATCAAGGCACGGGGGGCCAAGGGCACCGTCGGTACCCAGGCGACCTTTATCGAACTGTTTGCCGGCGACCATGACAAGGTCCGCGAGCTTGATCGGCTGGTGGCCCAAAAAATCGGCTTTGATCAGGTCTTTGCGGTCACCGGCCAAACCTATCCGCGCAAGCTGGACATGAAGACCGCCGAAACCCTGGCCGGTATCGGCGCCTCGGCCCACAAGTTCGCCGTTGACCTGCGCCTGCTCTCCAACCTGAAGGTTCAGGAGGAACCCTTTGAACGCAAACAGGTGGGCAGTTCGGCCATGGCCTACAAACGCAACCCCATGCGCTCCGAGCGGATGACCGGTCTGGCCCGCAAACTCATGGGTCTGCCGGCCAACTTCGCCGCAACTGCGGCCAACCAGTGGTTTGAACGCACCCTCGACGACTCGGCGATCCGCCGCATGGATCTGGCCCAGGCCTTTCTCCTGACCGACGCCATCCTCAAATTGTACATCAACATTACCAACGATATGGTTGTCTATCCGAAGCAGGTTGAGCGCCATCTCAAGGAAGAACTGCCCTTCATGGCCACGGAAAAGATCCTCATGGCCTGTGTCGAACGCGGCAAGAGCCGGCAGGAGATGCATGAGGTCATCCGCGAGCATTCGGTGGCTGCCGGACTGGATGTCAAGAATCAGGGATTGCGCAACAATCTGCTGGAGCGGCTGGCTGACGATGAACGCGTGCCCTTTGATCTCCAGGAGCTCAACGGTCTGATCGGCAATTACCAGCAGTTCACCGGCCGAGCCGCCGAACAGACCACTGAATTCCTCCAGGAGCAGGTGGCGCCGGTGCTGGAACAATACCGCGACTTGCTGGGCGACATCGACGCCACGCTGTCGGTCTGA
- a CDS encoding DUF4911 domain-containing protein, translated as MTNHALVEWYLCIRPEKISWLRFILEGYDGLALLSTVSAPTGLVRMQTLECRFMETMRLLEALAGDLSPYRREA; from the coding sequence ATGACCAATCACGCCCTTGTCGAATGGTACCTGTGCATCCGCCCGGAAAAGATCAGCTGGCTGCGCTTCATCCTTGAAGGATACGACGGTTTGGCCCTGCTCTCAACGGTTTCTGCCCCTACCGGCCTGGTCAGGATGCAGACCCTGGAGTGCCGATTCATGGAAACCATGCGCCTGTTGGAGGCATTGGCTGGCGACCTGTCGCCATACCGGAGGGAGGCTTGA